A stretch of the Amycolatopsis sp. BJA-103 genome encodes the following:
- the ctaC gene encoding aa3-type cytochrome oxidase subunit II: MGNPERKPVKRAGRVAALAALVLLTATGCSGDEILRFGWPVGVTPQAHDMRTLWTWTVVAALIVGVIVWALIFWTAIFHRKKKTADGAEEELPRQFQYNIPLEIFTVVVPTIMVCVLFFFTATTENRVLAETENPDVTVDIVAFQWNWEFKYKSDSKNHDDPEITTVGSSTEIPLLVLPTKKTIQYNLRSADVIHSFWVPEFHFKRDVMPDPEKNNQDFTFQNSIDKEGSFVGRCAELCGTYHSGMNFEVRALSADKYAQYIQLRGTVNPKSGKPNTASEALTAMNCGELCSPYAVTTTPFNTDRTARVASN; encoded by the coding sequence GTGGGAAATCCAGAGCGCAAGCCGGTAAAGCGAGCTGGTCGCGTCGCCGCGCTCGCCGCGCTGGTGTTGCTGACCGCGACGGGCTGTTCCGGGGACGAGATCCTCCGCTTCGGCTGGCCGGTCGGGGTGACCCCGCAGGCGCACGACATGCGCACCCTGTGGACGTGGACGGTCGTCGCCGCCCTGATCGTCGGTGTCATCGTCTGGGCGCTGATCTTCTGGACCGCGATCTTCCACCGCAAGAAGAAGACCGCCGACGGCGCGGAAGAGGAACTGCCCCGTCAGTTCCAGTACAACATCCCGCTGGAGATCTTCACGGTCGTCGTCCCGACGATCATGGTCTGCGTGCTGTTCTTCTTCACCGCGACCACCGAGAACCGCGTGCTCGCCGAGACGGAGAACCCGGACGTCACGGTCGACATCGTCGCGTTCCAGTGGAACTGGGAGTTCAAGTACAAGAGCGACTCCAAGAACCACGACGACCCCGAGATCACCACGGTCGGCAGCTCGACCGAGATCCCGCTGCTCGTCCTGCCGACGAAGAAGACGATCCAGTACAACCTGCGGTCGGCGGACGTCATCCACTCGTTCTGGGTGCCGGAGTTCCACTTCAAGCGGGACGTCATGCCGGACCCGGAGAAGAACAACCAGGACTTCACTTTCCAGAACTCGATCGACAAGGAAGGTTCGTTCGTCGGCCGCTGCGCCGAACTGTGCGGCACCTACCACTCGGGGATGAACTTCGAGGTCAGGGCGCTGTCGGCGGACAAGTACGCGCAGTACATCCAGCTTCGCGGCACGGTGAACCCGAAGAGCGGCAAGCCGAACACCGCCTCCGAGGCGCTGACGGCGATGAACTGTGGCGAACTGTGCTCGCCCTACGCCGTCACCACCACCCCGTTCAACACCGACCGCACCGCGCGGGTCGCGTCCAACTGA
- the trpD gene encoding anthranilate phosphoribosyltransferase → MVTTKTWPSLLNQLIARADLSAEDTAWAMDQIMSGAATPSQIAGFAVALRAKGETPAEISGMADAMLAHAKRVTIDRPSVDIVGTGGDRSNSVNISTMATVVTAAAGAPVAKHGNRSASSKSGAADVLEELGVTIDLPPETVQRSVNELGIGFCFAPKFHPALRHAGPTRGELGVPTTFNLLGPLTNPAQPRSSLIGCAYEDKTRVLAEVFARRGMTVLLVRGDDGLDEITTTTTSSVWVVTGGEITERSFDPSSLGIARATAEDLRGGDAAHNAEVFRQVMAGKPGPVRDAVLLNAAAALAAFTGFSGSLEDDLAAGLARAASAIDSGAAADLLNRWIAFA, encoded by the coding sequence ATGGTGACCACTAAGACCTGGCCGTCCCTGCTCAACCAGCTCATCGCGCGCGCGGACCTGTCCGCGGAGGACACCGCGTGGGCGATGGACCAGATCATGAGCGGGGCGGCGACGCCCTCCCAGATCGCCGGATTCGCCGTCGCGCTGCGCGCGAAGGGCGAGACACCGGCGGAGATCTCCGGCATGGCCGACGCCATGCTGGCGCACGCCAAACGGGTGACCATCGACAGGCCGTCGGTGGACATCGTCGGCACCGGTGGCGACCGGTCCAACTCGGTCAACATCTCCACCATGGCCACGGTGGTGACGGCCGCGGCCGGCGCCCCGGTGGCCAAGCACGGCAACCGGAGCGCCTCGTCGAAGTCCGGCGCAGCCGACGTGCTGGAGGAACTGGGCGTCACCATCGACCTGCCGCCCGAGACGGTGCAGCGCAGCGTGAACGAACTGGGGATCGGCTTCTGCTTCGCGCCGAAGTTCCACCCCGCCCTGCGCCACGCCGGCCCGACACGCGGCGAACTCGGCGTGCCCACGACGTTCAACCTGCTGGGCCCGCTGACCAACCCCGCGCAGCCGCGCAGTTCGCTGATCGGCTGCGCCTACGAGGACAAGACCCGCGTGCTGGCCGAGGTGTTCGCGCGGCGCGGGATGACCGTGCTGCTCGTCCGCGGCGACGACGGGCTCGACGAGATCACCACCACGACCACCAGTTCGGTGTGGGTGGTCACCGGTGGCGAGATCACCGAGCGCAGTTTCGACCCTTCGTCACTGGGCATCGCGCGAGCGACCGCGGAAGACCTGCGCGGCGGCGACGCGGCGCACAACGCCGAGGTGTTCCGCCAGGTGATGGCCGGGAAGCCCGGGCCGGTGCGGGACGCGGTCCTGCTCAACGCGGCGGCCGCGCTGGCGGCCTTCACCGGGTTCTCGGGTTCGCTGGAAGACGACCTCGCCGCGGGCCTGGCGCGGGCGGCCTCGGCCATCGACTCGGGTGCGGCCGCCGACCTGCTGAACCGGTGGATCGCCTTCGCGTAG
- a CDS encoding cytochrome c oxidase subunit 4, giving the protein MKVEGRIFFLVAVFSVVVAGIYAYMTGTMTRDGVEPVGVVALILTGGLAFLAGSYLQFVARRIEPRPEDREDAEISDGAGELGFFSPGSYWPIGLAAAAALTGVALAFFHVWLLIIALGLVIVAIGGLVFEYHTGPNHD; this is encoded by the coding sequence ATGAAGGTCGAAGGACGGATTTTCTTCCTCGTCGCGGTCTTCTCCGTCGTCGTGGCGGGTATCTACGCGTACATGACCGGAACGATGACCCGGGACGGCGTCGAGCCGGTCGGTGTGGTGGCCCTGATCCTCACCGGTGGCCTGGCCTTCCTGGCCGGGAGCTACCTGCAGTTCGTGGCGCGGCGCATCGAGCCGCGGCCGGAGGACCGGGAAGACGCCGAGATCAGTGACGGTGCCGGTGAGCTGGGCTTCTTCAGCCCCGGCAGCTACTGGCCGATCGGTCTCGCGGCGGCCGCCGCGCTGACCGGTGTCGCGCTCGCGTTCTTCCACGTCTGGCTGCTGATCATCGCGCTGGGCCTGGTGATCGTCGCGATCGGCGGGCTGGTGTTCGAGTACCACACCGGTCCGAATCACGACTGA
- a CDS encoding GlxA family transcriptional regulator, which translates to MDVKKVAVVLADQVSPFELGVACEVFGTDRSADGIEGWDFAVCSPGGENVLSWSGFGLNGLESLDFAASADLLIVPTCAPRSASPPEPVLEVLREAASRGAWVAGFCAGVFSLGYAGLLDGRNCAVHWVYEQEFRRRFPTAKVDPKALYVDDGGVLTSAGTVAAVDLCLHLVRELRGVAAATALARRMVAAPHRVGGQAQFVQAPVPETAAPDDTVLAEALEWIERRLDRPFTVAELARRSGLGERTFLRRFSAATGTTPHRWLTERRLDRAQSLLEEGRLSIEDIAVACGYASAAALRHQFGKLRGTSPSAYRRTFSVG; encoded by the coding sequence ATGGACGTGAAGAAGGTCGCGGTGGTGCTGGCCGACCAGGTGTCGCCGTTCGAACTCGGCGTCGCGTGCGAGGTCTTCGGCACCGATCGCAGCGCGGACGGCATCGAGGGCTGGGACTTCGCGGTCTGCTCGCCCGGCGGCGAGAACGTCCTGAGCTGGTCCGGATTCGGACTGAACGGGCTGGAGAGCCTGGACTTCGCGGCGTCCGCCGATCTGCTGATCGTCCCGACCTGCGCGCCGCGCAGCGCGAGCCCGCCGGAGCCGGTCCTCGAGGTCCTGCGCGAGGCGGCGAGCCGGGGTGCCTGGGTCGCGGGCTTCTGCGCGGGAGTCTTCTCGCTCGGCTACGCGGGGCTTCTCGACGGGCGCAACTGCGCCGTGCACTGGGTCTACGAGCAGGAGTTCCGAAGGCGCTTCCCGACGGCGAAGGTCGACCCGAAGGCGTTGTACGTCGACGACGGCGGCGTTCTCACCAGCGCGGGGACCGTCGCCGCCGTCGACCTGTGCCTGCATCTGGTGCGCGAGCTGCGCGGTGTCGCCGCGGCCACCGCGCTGGCCAGGCGAATGGTCGCGGCGCCGCACCGGGTCGGCGGGCAGGCGCAGTTCGTGCAGGCGCCGGTACCCGAGACCGCCGCGCCGGACGACACCGTGCTCGCCGAAGCGCTCGAATGGATCGAGCGGCGGCTGGATCGGCCGTTCACCGTCGCGGAACTCGCCCGCCGCAGCGGTTTGGGGGAGCGGACCTTCCTTCGCCGGTTCTCGGCGGCCACCGGGACGACCCCGCACCGCTGGCTCACCGAACGCCGTCTCGATCGCGCGCAGTCGTTGCTCGAAGAAGGCCGTCTGTCCATTGAGGACATCGCGGTCGCCTGCGGATACGCCTCCGCCGCGGCGCTGCGGCACCAGTTCGGCAAGCTCCGCGGCACCAGTCCGAGCGCCTACCGCCGGACTTTTTCCGTCGGCTAG
- the ctaE gene encoding aa3-type cytochrome oxidase subunit III, with protein MRRVTTAAPTISQRVHSLNRPNMVSVGTIVWLSSELMFFAGLFAMFFTVKAQNATGQWPPPLHGEPFELNIALAIPFTVILVASSFTCQFGVFAAEKGDVFGLRRWYIITLIMGAIFVGGQGYEYLHLIEEGMTIPSGPFGTVFFLATGFHGLHVIGGLIAFVYLLIRTKLSKFTPAQATSAIVVSYYWHFVDIVWVGLFAVIYILP; from the coding sequence ATGCGACGCGTGACAACGGCAGCTCCCACCATCAGCCAGCGGGTCCACTCGCTGAACCGGCCGAACATGGTCAGTGTCGGCACCATCGTGTGGCTGTCCAGCGAACTGATGTTCTTCGCCGGACTGTTCGCCATGTTCTTCACCGTGAAGGCGCAGAACGCGACCGGCCAGTGGCCGCCGCCGCTGCACGGTGAGCCCTTCGAGTTGAACATCGCGCTGGCGATCCCGTTCACGGTGATCCTCGTGGCGTCTTCGTTCACTTGCCAGTTCGGCGTGTTCGCCGCCGAAAAGGGTGACGTCTTCGGCCTCCGCCGCTGGTACATCATCACGTTGATCATGGGCGCGATCTTCGTCGGCGGCCAGGGTTACGAGTACCTCCACCTGATCGAAGAGGGGATGACGATCCCGTCCGGCCCGTTCGGCACGGTCTTCTTCCTCGCGACCGGGTTCCACGGCCTGCACGTCATCGGCGGGCTCATCGCGTTCGTGTACCTGCTCATCCGCACCAAGCTGAGCAAGTTCACCCCGGCCCAGGCCACCTCGGCGATCGTCGTGTCGTACTACTGGCACTTCGTCGACATCGTGTGGGTGGGCCTGTTCGCGGTGATCTACATCCTTCCGTGA
- a CDS encoding helix-turn-helix domain-containing protein, with protein MSHDFSHEVAVLVDEGSNPFELGVATELFGLRRPELDRPWYGFTLCAAEPSVRMHLGMFTLSGVAGLDAVESADTVIVPNRPDPESPAREAVLTAIRDAAARGARLVSFCTGAFTLAQAGVLDGRRATTHWRWAGQFRARFPEVRLEPDVLFVDDGDVLTAAGSAAALDLGLHLISRDHGAEVANAVSRRLVFAGHRDGGQRQFVERPVPSVADTSLAPVLEWARERLDRPLTVADLATRAAASQATLHRRFRAELGTTPLAWLTTERIALACRLIERGEQRLDRVARASGFGTAANLRTQLRRATGLTPSAYRARFSTAS; from the coding sequence ATGTCGCATGATTTCTCGCACGAGGTCGCCGTCCTGGTCGACGAGGGGTCCAATCCCTTCGAACTGGGCGTCGCGACCGAACTTTTCGGCCTGCGGCGGCCGGAACTGGATCGGCCCTGGTACGGCTTCACGTTGTGCGCCGCCGAGCCGTCCGTGCGCATGCACCTGGGGATGTTCACCCTCAGCGGGGTCGCCGGGCTCGACGCCGTGGAGTCCGCCGACACGGTGATCGTGCCCAACCGGCCCGATCCGGAGAGCCCGGCGCGGGAAGCGGTGCTGACCGCCATCCGCGACGCGGCCGCGCGGGGTGCCCGGCTGGTGAGCTTCTGCACCGGCGCCTTCACCCTCGCGCAGGCGGGCGTCCTGGACGGACGGCGCGCGACGACGCACTGGCGATGGGCCGGGCAGTTCCGGGCGCGGTTCCCCGAAGTGCGGCTGGAGCCGGACGTCCTGTTCGTCGACGACGGCGACGTCCTGACCGCGGCGGGCAGCGCGGCCGCGCTCGATCTGGGCCTGCACCTGATCAGCCGCGACCACGGCGCCGAGGTCGCCAACGCGGTGAGCAGGCGGCTGGTGTTCGCCGGGCACCGGGACGGCGGTCAGCGGCAGTTCGTCGAACGCCCGGTGCCGTCGGTGGCGGACACCTCGCTGGCTCCGGTGCTCGAATGGGCGCGGGAACGGCTGGACCGGCCGCTCACCGTCGCCGACCTCGCCACGCGGGCGGCGGCCAGCCAGGCGACGCTGCACCGGCGGTTCCGGGCCGAACTGGGGACGACGCCGCTGGCGTGGCTCACGACGGAACGGATCGCGCTGGCGTGCCGGCTGATCGAGCGCGGGGAGCAGCGGCTGGACCGGGTGGCGCGGGCTTCGGGTTTCGGCACCGCGGCGAACCTGCGGACCCAGCTCCGGCGGGCCACGGGACTGACTCCCTCGGCTTACCGGGCGCGGTTCAGCACCGCTTCTTAG
- a CDS encoding DMT family transporter, producing MTKNNPLLQWTAAMALSGTIGAVVLESGADAPAVAFARSLVGGLLLLVWSAARGWLRPWTLTRRELLLAILGGLFLVGNWVLLFASYALSSISVSTVVYHTQPLMLVGLAAAFLGEKMAKSQLVRALIAFGGVTLISLSAHGADGKPVQLWGIVLALGAAALYAGASFVAKQLKHLRPHVLAAVQLVTGTIVLAPALLVTPLPTDTSGLLWLVLLGTVHTALMYVLMYASIGKLPTTTVALLSYVYPVVAVVVDILAYGHRPTWPEGVGMLAVLAAALAPKRARAPRQPQPARV from the coding sequence ATGACCAAGAACAACCCCCTGCTCCAGTGGACGGCCGCGATGGCCCTCTCCGGCACGATCGGTGCCGTCGTCCTCGAAAGCGGCGCCGACGCGCCCGCCGTGGCGTTCGCGAGGAGCCTGGTCGGCGGCCTGCTGCTCCTGGTGTGGAGCGCCGCCCGAGGCTGGCTCCGCCCGTGGACACTCACCCGGCGCGAACTGCTGCTCGCCATTCTCGGCGGGCTGTTCCTGGTCGGGAACTGGGTGCTGCTGTTCGCTTCGTACGCGCTGTCGTCGATCTCCGTCAGCACCGTCGTCTACCACACGCAACCGCTGATGCTGGTCGGTCTCGCCGCGGCGTTCCTCGGCGAGAAAATGGCGAAGAGCCAGCTGGTCCGGGCGCTGATCGCGTTCGGCGGCGTGACGCTCATCTCGCTGTCCGCGCACGGCGCCGACGGCAAACCCGTGCAGCTGTGGGGAATCGTGCTCGCCCTCGGCGCGGCCGCGCTCTACGCCGGCGCCTCGTTCGTCGCGAAACAGCTCAAACACCTGCGGCCGCACGTCCTGGCGGCCGTCCAACTGGTGACCGGCACGATCGTGCTCGCGCCCGCGCTGCTGGTCACGCCGCTGCCGACGGACACCTCGGGGCTGCTGTGGCTGGTCCTGCTGGGGACCGTGCACACCGCGCTGATGTACGTCCTGATGTACGCGAGCATCGGCAAGCTGCCGACCACGACGGTGGCCTTGCTGTCCTACGTGTATCCGGTGGTCGCCGTGGTGGTGGACATCCTCGCCTACGGGCACCGGCCGACGTGGCCGGAGGGCGTGGGGATGCTGGCCGTCCTGGCGGCCGCCCTGGCACCGAAGAGGGCCCGGGCACCCCGGCAGCCCCAACCCGCCCGCGTTTAG
- a CDS encoding cupin domain-containing protein has product MSKQPIDLGTALAGFDEIWSPRIVAHVNDYDVRLAKVAGEHVWHVHENTDEFFLVLDGTLDIALREEDGERVVTLPRGSVFVVPRGTYHKPSSVDGASLLLFEPTGTLSVGDKHDEVPDHVTVTVGQEISF; this is encoded by the coding sequence ATGAGCAAGCAGCCGATCGATCTGGGCACCGCGCTGGCCGGATTCGACGAGATCTGGAGCCCGCGGATCGTCGCCCACGTCAACGACTACGACGTCCGTCTCGCCAAGGTCGCGGGCGAGCACGTCTGGCACGTCCACGAGAACACCGACGAGTTCTTCCTCGTCCTCGACGGGACGCTGGACATCGCGTTGCGCGAGGAGGACGGCGAACGCGTCGTGACCCTGCCCCGTGGTTCGGTGTTCGTCGTGCCGCGCGGTACGTATCACAAGCCGTCCTCTGTGGACGGTGCCTCGCTGTTGCTGTTCGAACCGACCGGGACGCTGTCGGTCGGCGACAAGCACGACGAGGTGCCGGACCACGTCACGGTCACCGTCGGGCAGGAAATCTCCTTCTAG
- the qcrC gene encoding cytochrome bc1 complex diheme cytochrome c subunit → MTSSKDKTERRFRKRSKARKRFAGALALGIALLSVGGLYAVFAPEPQTAQAQGESALLREGEKLYNNTCIECHGPKLEGVPDRGPSLIGIGDAAVYFQTSTGRMPAVRQEAQAIRKPPKLSEAEINALGAYIQANGGGAQRPTEKGDALRGEDVARGSELFRLNCASCHGFTGRGGALSSGKFAPNLDPATEEQIYTAMLTGPQNMPKFSDRQLSPEEKKDIIAFVKSVSNGNNSPGGSSLGGIGPASEGAIAWIVGIAALIGVTLWIGSKA, encoded by the coding sequence ATGACCTCCAGCAAGGACAAGACGGAGCGCCGCTTCCGCAAGCGCTCGAAGGCGCGCAAGCGGTTCGCCGGCGCGCTGGCGCTCGGGATCGCGCTGCTGAGCGTGGGCGGCCTGTACGCCGTTTTCGCTCCGGAGCCGCAGACCGCGCAGGCGCAGGGCGAGTCCGCCCTCCTGCGCGAGGGCGAGAAGCTCTACAACAACACGTGTATCGAATGTCACGGGCCGAAGCTCGAAGGCGTCCCCGACCGCGGCCCGAGCCTCATCGGCATCGGCGACGCGGCCGTGTACTTCCAGACCTCGACCGGCCGCATGCCGGCGGTGCGCCAGGAGGCGCAGGCGATCCGCAAGCCGCCGAAGCTGTCCGAGGCCGAGATCAACGCGCTGGGCGCCTACATCCAGGCCAACGGCGGCGGCGCGCAGCGTCCCACCGAGAAGGGTGACGCGCTGCGTGGCGAGGACGTCGCGCGCGGCAGCGAGCTCTTCCGCCTCAACTGCGCGTCCTGCCACGGTTTCACCGGCCGCGGCGGCGCGCTCTCGTCGGGCAAGTTCGCCCCGAACCTGGACCCGGCCACGGAAGAGCAGATCTACACCGCGATGCTCACCGGGCCGCAGAACATGCCCAAGTTCTCCGACCGGCAGCTGTCGCCGGAGGAGAAGAAGGACATCATCGCGTTCGTGAAGTCCGTGAGTAACGGGAACAACTCACCCGGCGGTAGCTCGCTCGGCGGTATTGGCCCGGCCTCGGAGGGCGCGATCGCGTGGATCGTCGGGATCGCCGCGCTGATCGGCGTGACGTTGTGGATTGGATCGAAGGCATGA
- the qcrA gene encoding cytochrome bc1 complex Rieske iron-sulfur subunit has product MSAEGPKPPTEAELADMDRDQLVKLGTALDGVEIVEYPTPWPVEGTRAEKRAERAVALWFVLAAIAGLAFVVLIAWPHWFEYKEPGTTGYTKYTLYTPLLGVTLGLAVLSIGIGAVLYTKKFIPAEVAVQERGDGGSKEVDKATILAQLAHSGSHSTIARRSLIKRSAGAGAGVLGLAVAALPVASFIKDPWKDTEGRDSLWHSGWKKNFPDEVVYLRRNTGRPHEVSLVRVEDLDAGAMETVFPFRESEREDEHALSAAFKRVDNPVMLIRLRPTDAAKVVKRANQEDYNFGDYYAYTKICSHVGCPTSLYEQRTNRILCPCHQSQFDALHYAKPIFGPATRPLAQLPITVDKEGFLIARGDFNEAVGPAFWERKS; this is encoded by the coding sequence ATGAGCGCCGAAGGGCCGAAGCCGCCGACAGAGGCGGAGTTGGCGGACATGGATCGCGACCAGCTGGTGAAGCTGGGTACCGCGCTCGACGGTGTCGAGATCGTCGAGTACCCGACTCCGTGGCCGGTCGAGGGGACGCGGGCGGAGAAGCGCGCCGAGCGCGCTGTCGCGCTGTGGTTCGTGCTGGCCGCGATCGCCGGTCTCGCGTTCGTGGTCCTCATCGCGTGGCCGCACTGGTTCGAGTACAAGGAGCCGGGCACGACCGGCTACACCAAGTACACGCTGTACACGCCGCTGCTCGGGGTCACGCTCGGCCTCGCCGTGCTCAGCATCGGCATCGGCGCGGTCCTCTACACCAAGAAGTTCATCCCGGCCGAGGTCGCGGTGCAGGAGCGCGGGGACGGCGGGTCGAAAGAGGTCGACAAGGCCACCATCCTCGCCCAGCTGGCCCACTCGGGCAGTCACAGCACCATCGCGCGCCGGTCGCTGATCAAGCGGTCCGCGGGCGCCGGTGCCGGTGTGCTCGGCCTGGCCGTCGCGGCCCTGCCGGTGGCGTCCTTCATCAAGGACCCCTGGAAGGACACCGAAGGCCGCGACTCGCTGTGGCACTCGGGCTGGAAGAAGAACTTCCCGGACGAGGTCGTCTACCTGCGCCGCAACACCGGCCGTCCGCACGAGGTCTCCCTGGTCAGGGTCGAGGACCTCGACGCGGGTGCCATGGAGACGGTGTTCCCGTTCCGCGAGTCGGAGCGGGAGGACGAGCACGCGCTGTCCGCCGCCTTCAAGCGGGTCGACAACCCCGTCATGCTGATCCGCCTTCGCCCCACCGACGCCGCCAAGGTCGTCAAGCGGGCGAACCAGGAGGATTACAACTTCGGTGACTACTACGCGTACACGAAGATCTGCAGCCACGTGGGCTGCCCGACCTCCCTGTACGAGCAGCGGACCAACCGCATCCTCTGCCCCTGTCACCAGTCGCAGTTCGACGCGCTCCACTACGCCAAGCCGATTTTCGGTCCGGCGACGCGGCCGTTGGCCCAGCTTCCGATTACAGTGGACAAAGAGGGCTTCCTGATCGCGCGCGGAGACTTCAACGAGGCCGTCGGACCGGCCTTTTGGGAGCGTAAGTCATGA
- the asnB gene encoding asparagine synthase (glutamine-hydrolyzing): MCGLLGLICSTEADAAGAREAVDAAMRCQRHRGPDEHDTWADAEVVYGFNRLAFIDVDHSHQPLIWGPPEAPERYTLNFNGEIYNYRELRDELASEHGAKFATEGDGEAIVAAYHYLGDDAVKKLRGMFAFMIWDSQEKVVFGARDPFGIKPLYYATGPGKVAFSSEKKSLLELSSVLGVEDELDRTALQHYLVLQYVPEPESMHAGIRRVESGTSFRMVPGGEVEFTRYFHPQFSAKPVNGQAEADALYERIADVMRDSVGKHMISDPDVTVGAFLSGGIDSTATATLAKEHNPNLIAFTTGFEREGYSEVDVAAETAAAIGVEHVVRTVSPDEMMEALPLIVWYLDDPVADPALVPLWFIAREARKHVKAVLSGEGADELFGGYTIYNEPISLAPFEKIPGGMRKIIGKVSTKIPEGTRGKDLLRRGALPLEDRYYGNARNFRDDQLRKVLRTYEEGVGFKDVTAPWYKISEGWDPVARMQHVDFFTWLRGDILVKADKVTMANSLELRVPFLDAEVFKVAASIPLDQKLAHGTTKYALRQGLAKIIPAHVLNRRKLGFPVPIRLWLRNEMYDWAKGIIADSQTDALLDKKAVLALLDEHKAGQLDRSRQLWALLVFMLWHGIFIENRIKPEVPEPVYPVKL, encoded by the coding sequence GTGTGCGGCCTGCTTGGACTGATCTGTTCGACCGAAGCCGACGCGGCAGGCGCCCGTGAGGCCGTCGACGCGGCGATGCGCTGCCAGCGGCACCGCGGCCCCGACGAGCACGACACCTGGGCCGACGCCGAGGTGGTCTACGGCTTCAACCGGCTGGCCTTCATCGACGTCGACCACTCGCACCAGCCGCTGATCTGGGGGCCGCCGGAGGCCCCCGAGCGCTACACGCTGAACTTCAACGGCGAGATCTACAACTACCGCGAGCTGCGCGACGAGCTGGCTTCCGAACACGGTGCGAAGTTCGCCACAGAGGGTGACGGCGAGGCGATCGTCGCGGCGTACCACTACCTCGGCGACGACGCGGTGAAGAAGCTGCGCGGCATGTTCGCCTTCATGATCTGGGACTCCCAGGAGAAGGTCGTCTTCGGCGCGCGCGACCCGTTCGGCATCAAGCCGCTGTACTACGCCACCGGCCCCGGCAAGGTCGCCTTCTCGAGTGAGAAGAAGAGCCTGCTGGAGCTTTCGAGCGTCCTCGGTGTCGAGGACGAGCTGGACCGGACGGCGTTGCAGCACTACCTGGTGTTGCAGTACGTGCCGGAGCCCGAGTCGATGCACGCCGGGATCCGCCGTGTCGAGTCCGGCACGTCGTTCCGGATGGTCCCCGGCGGCGAGGTGGAGTTCACCCGCTACTTCCACCCGCAGTTCAGCGCGAAGCCGGTCAACGGCCAGGCCGAGGCCGACGCGCTGTACGAGCGCATCGCCGACGTGATGCGCGACTCGGTCGGCAAGCACATGATCTCCGACCCGGACGTCACGGTCGGCGCGTTCCTCTCCGGCGGGATCGACTCGACCGCGACCGCGACGCTGGCCAAGGAGCACAACCCGAACCTGATCGCGTTCACCACCGGGTTCGAACGCGAGGGTTACTCCGAGGTCGACGTGGCCGCCGAGACGGCCGCCGCGATCGGGGTCGAGCACGTGGTCCGCACGGTGTCGCCGGACGAGATGATGGAGGCGCTGCCGCTCATCGTCTGGTACCTCGACGACCCGGTGGCCGACCCGGCGCTCGTACCGCTGTGGTTCATCGCCCGCGAAGCCCGCAAGCACGTCAAGGCGGTGCTGTCCGGCGAAGGCGCCGACGAGCTCTTCGGCGGCTACACGATCTACAACGAGCCGATTTCGCTCGCGCCGTTCGAGAAGATCCCCGGCGGGATGCGGAAGATCATCGGCAAGGTCTCCACGAAGATCCCGGAGGGCACCCGCGGCAAGGACCTGCTGCGGCGTGGCGCGCTGCCGCTGGAGGACCGCTACTACGGCAACGCCCGCAACTTCCGCGACGACCAGCTCCGCAAGGTGCTGCGCACGTACGAGGAAGGTGTCGGCTTCAAGGACGTCACCGCGCCTTGGTACAAGATCTCCGAGGGCTGGGACCCGGTCGCGCGGATGCAGCACGTGGACTTCTTCACCTGGCTGCGTGGCGACATCCTGGTCAAGGCCGACAAGGTCACCATGGCGAACTCGCTGGAACTGCGCGTGCCGTTCCTGGACGCCGAGGTGTTCAAGGTCGCCGCGAGCATCCCGCTCGACCAGAAGCTCGCGCACGGCACCACGAAGTACGCGCTGCGCCAGGGGCTGGCGAAGATCATCCCCGCGCACGTGCTGAACCGGCGCAAGCTCGGCTTCCCGGTGCCGATCCGGCTGTGGCTGCGCAACGAGATGTACGACTGGGCCAAGGGCATCATCGCGGACTCGCAGACCGACGCGCTGCTCGACAAGAAGGCCGTCCTGGCGCTGCTCGACGAGCACAAGGCCGGTCAGCTCGACCGGAGCCGTCAGCTGTGGGCACTGCTGGTGTTCATGCTGTGGCACGGGATCTTCATCGAGAACCGCATCAAGCCCGAGGTGCCGGAACCCGTCTACCCGGTGAAGCTCTAG